A single genomic interval of Ischnura elegans chromosome 3, ioIscEleg1.1, whole genome shotgun sequence harbors:
- the LOC124155296 gene encoding uncharacterized protein K02A2.6-like, with translation MRPDGRLRLCVDYKVTVNKYLDDIKHPLPRIEELFAALQGGEYFTKLDFYQAYNQLELTDETKKLLAWSTHRGIFVPNRLPFGTKPACALFQKSLEKVLQGLTGVINFLEDNVVAGKSREEHFNNLDIV, from the coding sequence ATGCGGCCAGATGGCCGATTGAGACTGTGTGTTGATTACAAGGTAACAGTAAATAAGTACTTGGATGATATTAAACATCCTCTGCCTCGCATCGAGGAACTTTTTGCTGCTCTGCAGGGTGGGGAGTACTTCACTAAGTTGGATTTTTACCAGGCTTATAATCAATTAGAATTAACAGACGAAACTAAAAAGTTGTTGGCTTGGAGCACTCATAGGGGAATATTTGTTCCTAATAGGCTCCCATTTGGTACAAAACCAGCATGTGCACTCTTCCAGAAAAGTTTGGAAAAGGTTTTACAAGGGTTGACAGGTGTTATAAATTTTTTGGAGGATAATGTGGTTGCTGGAAAAAGTAGAGAAGAACATTTTAACAATCTGGATATAGTTTGA